One Sporosarcina sp. FSL W8-0480 genomic window, AATCATTAATAATTGCTCCCGGATAAGAAATCGCTTCATGCCATCCATTGTCCGCTTCAGCAAGTACTTTTACTTTATCAGTTATTACTGCATCACTGGAATAGACGACAGCAAAATCTACATTACCCATCTCAACATATGTCAATACTTGACGGGCATCTGAACCCATGACCAGTTTACTTTGCAATAGATCCCATAGACCAAGATGATCGAAGACTTGCTTCGTATATCTACCTACCGGGGCACTAGTTGGTTCTCCGATTGCCAAATGCAAAATCTCTTCAGGTCGAATCTGTTCAAATGATTTTACAGTTGTTGAATGGTCCTTATGGGTGATTAAGACTAGAGAATTTGATGCAAACTCGACCCGTGTCGATTCATCAATAAGTCCTTTTGTAGCAATGGCATCCATGTCTTTGGAGCTTGCAGATAAGAACATGTCGACTGGGGCTCCTTGGGCAATTTGGTTTGCTAACTTACCGGAGCTGCCCAGATTGAATGTCAATCGAACGTTTTTATTTTCAGTTTCGTAGGCCTCTTTCAGTTCATTTAGGACATCTGTTAAGCTGACTGCTGCTGATATCATAATTTCAGGCTTGTTTTTTTCCTCGGAGTTAGAACAGCTTGTTAACGTCGCGATGAATAGCACTAACAGTAAACGATAAATAGTTTTTTTCAATACAATAGCTCCTTTAAAGCTAATAGGTTTACATAATCCTTTTATGGGTAACTCGTTATTTTTTTTCAAGATAATCGTAATGCATTGTCGGGTCTGGTTCGTGCTTATCGTATCTCAGTTTCAATAAATCGAACATATGTGTAAACACGACTTTCAATAATGCGTAACCTGGAATACCAAGAACAACTCCGGCCACTCCGAATAGTGACCCCGCTGTCAATAGAACAAAGATAATCGTAATGGGATGCACATGTAAAGATTTACCCATAATTTGCGGTGATATGAATTTCCCTTCAACGAATTGAACAATTGTCCAAACGATAGCTAATTTCACTAACATTAATGGTGAGGCGACAATAGCGATGATGACCGCTGGCGTAATTGCAATAATAGGTCCCAAATACGGAACAACGCTCGTAAACATTGCAAGTGCACCTAATAATAATGCATATTTCATGCCAATGATGAGGAACCCGATAGAGACCATTATTCCGATACAGATGGCAACAAGGATTTGCCCTTGAATATAAGCACTTATCTGATGATCGGCATCCCTCATGATATCTTCAGCATCATCGCGAAGACGAGGAGGCAGCATACTTTTGATCATGATAGGTAACTTTTCTCCATCTTTTAGTAGATAAAAGAGGATGAAAGGAACCGTGATGATAGCCAAAACGAATCCAGTCAACGCAGAGATGAATGAAGTAATTCCCGAAGCTATTCCACCAACTGTGTCGGCAAAGAATTGACCGATATTCCCTAAACCATTATCTAAAAGCTTATTAATATTAATATCCATTTCAAGATAATAGGATGAAAAGATAGAGGTCCTTAAAAAGGAATCGATATTTATAAGCATTTGCTTAAAATACGTCGGAAATTCTTCAATCAAATTGGCAAACTGGCTTCTCAAAAATGGAAATACAAGAAAGACTAATAAGGTAAGCAAACCTATCAATCCAATGAAAATGATGAAAATCCCCCATACTCGTGGTATTTTCAATCGCTCCAAAAAGCGCAGGATTGGTCGTAGCAAATAGTAAGCGATTGTCGCAAGTATGATCGGCAATACAACTGTGGAAAAAAACACTCGGATTGGATAAAAGATAAAATCGACTTTGCTGTAAACTAAAATGATAAGTCCAATCAGAAGAATTGAAAGGAGTATGAATAATGTCGCCTTTCCACCTAAGAATCGAATAATCCAAGGCGTTTCCATGTTATTAGGTATTGTTTGTCCCGTTGTTTTTGGCTTACAAGGATCCATATTCTCTCCTTCCTCTCTCAATCAATTTTCATATTTAAAAAAGCGGAAAGCGCCTCTTTATTCTTCTCCACGTCCACTTCGATAACAGAACCTGCATGTGAATAGGAAGCAAAACGATACGTACCTTCAACAGGTACCGTCATTGTCTTTAAGTCAACCTTTCCTTTCATAAGAAGGTTGAGCGCCTTTGAGATTTCATCTTTTGCGGTTAAATCTGTTTGGATGAAGCCTGAAATCGCACCCGATAATTTAGGGACGTGACGAATCATTCCTGGACGCAGTGCCTCTTCTTTTACAGCTGAAATGACTTCCTGCTGTCTCGCAACCCTTCCGAAATCCCCTTCGGCATCTGCACGGAATCTTGCGTATCCAAGGAGTTCTTTGCCATTAAGTTTCTGTTTACCGGGCATTAAAGTAACTCCGATTTTTTCATGCATTTCTTTTTGCACATCGATCTCAATACCTTTCGGAAACGCAATATCGATAATCGATTCGAAATTATCAAAGTCCACGATGGCATAATGATGAATTGGAATACCGAACATTCCAGTGATCGTGTCCTTTGTGGATTGCACCCCATTTAGATAGTACGCCGTATTCAATTTGTATGACTTGTAACCAGGTATATCTGCATAGATATCACGCATGAACGAAACGAGTCGGATTGAACCCGATTTTTTATCCCATGATAAAACCATCATTGTATCGGTGCGGGATTTACCACTGCCATCATTATCGATGCCTAACAATAAGAAGTTTTCAATAGATGGTTTTTTCGGATCCACAACATCACCTGTAAAAGGACCTGGATCGATTTCATTGCCACTTGCTATCTTTTTCCCTTCTTTATATTGAAAATATGAAAAAAGGCCGATTGCAATGAATGCGATGAATAAAATAGTGATAAACAACCTGCCAATCCGTAATTTCTTTCTTCTACGTCTACTACGAACTGGTCCTTCGTATTGGTCTTCTTTCAAATCCGATTCCTCCAAATAATTATGTCACCTATAGGGACGACTCGTGTCAAGCACGGGTTCCGTTTTACTCATAAGTATACCATGTTAATTTGTCATTGTAGCGGCTGATTCCCCAATCACGAGTCAATCTACAGCATAAGCTATGTTGAAGGTGGTGGTATAAATGGGACGTGAATACGGGAGAGGAAATAATTCCTCCTTTGCTTTGATAGTAGTGCTTTTCATCCTGTTAATCATTATCGGTGCTAGCTATATGTACTATTGATTTCCTGATTATCTAAAAACGCACAACCACTCATTGGCACCTTTCGGAAAGATTGCTCTTCTGTTTGCCTGCAAACAGAAAGACAATCTTTCTTTTGATTTGTTTAAACAAAACCGTATAGGACTATGATACAATTTTCCTC contains:
- the modA gene encoding molybdate ABC transporter substrate-binding protein, with the translated sequence MKKTIYRLLLVLFIATLTSCSNSEEKNKPEIMISAAVSLTDVLNELKEAYETENKNVRLTFNLGSSGKLANQIAQGAPVDMFLSASSKDMDAIATKGLIDESTRVEFASNSLVLITHKDHSTTVKSFEQIRPEEILHLAIGEPTSAPVGRYTKQVFDHLGLWDLLQSKLVMGSDARQVLTYVEMGNVDFAVVYSSDAVITDKVKVLAEADNGWHEAISYPGAIINDSLHKKEAKAFLDFLTSEEGKAVLQKYGFK
- a CDS encoding AI-2E family transporter is translated as METPWIIRFLGGKATLFILLSILLIGLIILVYSKVDFIFYPIRVFFSTVVLPIILATIAYYLLRPILRFLERLKIPRVWGIFIIFIGLIGLLTLLVFLVFPFLRSQFANLIEEFPTYFKQMLINIDSFLRTSIFSSYYLEMDININKLLDNGLGNIGQFFADTVGGIASGITSFISALTGFVLAIITVPFILFYLLKDGEKLPIMIKSMLPPRLRDDAEDIMRDADHQISAYIQGQILVAICIGIMVSIGFLIIGMKYALLLGALAMFTSVVPYLGPIIAITPAVIIAIVASPLMLVKLAIVWTIVQFVEGKFISPQIMGKSLHVHPITIIFVLLTAGSLFGVAGVVLGIPGYALLKVVFTHMFDLLKLRYDKHEPDPTMHYDYLEKK
- a CDS encoding LCP family protein, producing MKEDQYEGPVRSRRRRKKLRIGRLFITILFIAFIAIGLFSYFQYKEGKKIASGNEIDPGPFTGDVVDPKKPSIENFLLLGIDNDGSGKSRTDTMMVLSWDKKSGSIRLVSFMRDIYADIPGYKSYKLNTAYYLNGVQSTKDTITGMFGIPIHHYAIVDFDNFESIIDIAFPKGIEIDVQKEMHEKIGVTLMPGKQKLNGKELLGYARFRADAEGDFGRVARQQEVISAVKEEALRPGMIRHVPKLSGAISGFIQTDLTAKDEISKALNLLMKGKVDLKTMTVPVEGTYRFASYSHAGSVIEVDVEKNKEALSAFLNMKID
- a CDS encoding YjcZ family sporulation protein, coding for MGREYGRGNNSSFALIVVLFILLIIIGASYMYY